A section of the Pan paniscus chromosome 11, NHGRI_mPanPan1-v2.0_pri, whole genome shotgun sequence genome encodes:
- the LOC129398676 gene encoding uncharacterized protein LOC129398676: protein MNRTLKETLTKLTIETGANWVVLLPYALFRARNTPYKLGLTPYEIMYGRPPPLVPSLKDDLLKSETENVSEFLFSLQALQKTHQEIWPKLRELYETSPPPTPHPYQPGDWVLVKRHRQETLEPRWKGPLQVLLTTPTALKVEGIASWIHYTHVKPVDPTSDLLGPIPTDQVPTDHVFLTRLTLNRPHRPDLTDQFPTDLVPTDQVPTDKTTIDQVAAHLTPTEQFSLDQSPADRAPSDQALTDEAPSH, encoded by the exons atgaatcggaccttaaaagagaccttaactaaattgactatagagactggcgctaattgggtagtccttctcccctatgctctgttccgggcccgtaataccccttacaaactgggccttaccccttacgaaatcatgtatggcagacctccacccctggttcctagcttaaaagatgacctgcttaagtctgaaacagaaaatgtctctgaattcttattttccttacaagccttacagaaaactcaccaagaaatctggcccaagctaagagagctatatgagaccagtcccccaccgacaccccatccgtaccagccgggagactgggtcctggttaagcgacaccgacaagagaccctagagcccaggtggaaaggaccactccaagtactcctgaccacacccaccgccctgaaggtagaaggcattgcgtcgtggatccactacacccacgtcaagccagtggacccaacctccgaccttctggggccaa TTCCCACTGACCAAGTCCCCACTGACCATGTCTTCCTAACCAGGCTCACACTTAATAGGCCTCATAGGCCAGACCTCACTGACCAATTTCCCACTGACCTGGTCCCCACTGACCAGGTTCCCACTGACAAGACCACAATTGACCAGGTCGCTGCTCACCTGACCCCCACTGAACAATTTTCCTTGGATCAGTCCCCAGCTGACCGAGCCCCCTCTGACCAGGCCCTCACTGACGAGGCTCCAAGCCACTAA